A DNA window from Choristoneura fumiferana chromosome 24, NRCan_CFum_1, whole genome shotgun sequence contains the following coding sequences:
- the LOC141441678 gene encoding vesicular inhibitory amino acid transporter-like: protein MINLGRFKLPPIKNAMQVAMQTVRQQMPDKPGPPPRPPQNVRFANQDMGESCELSTMNETTSPTYQSTNPTNPFLSGDLQAEDSFTSYQNSYPQQDGAPRTQSMQSVDFYASSEEGGFEEGAGKPGAKINEFQAAWNVTNAIQGMFVVSLPFAVLQGGYWAIAAMIGIAHICCYTGKILVECLYEDDPVSGKRVRVRDSYVGIAKECFGRKYGGRVVNIAQIIELLMTCILYVVVCGDLMIGTFPDGSIDTRSWMMLTGIFLLPLAFLKTLSSVSVLSFWCTMSHLIINAIVLGYCLLYIGDWGWGKVKWSLDFENFPISLGVIVFSYTSQIFLPTLEGNMEDPSRFEWMLNWSHIAAAAFKSIFGYMCFLTFQNDTQQVITNNLRSSGFKGLVNFFLVIKAILSYPLPYYAACDLLERALFRGKPKTLFPVIYALDGELKVWGLAWRLGVIMFTIMMAIFIPHFAILMGFIGSFTGTMLSFIWPAYFHLKLKGPQLDSQTVAYDYFIISLGVLFGVIGMYDSGSALIKAFKIGLPF from the exons ATATGGGGGAGAGCTGTGAACTATCCACCATGAACGAGACGACATCGCCAACATACCAGTCAACGAATCCAACTAACCCGTTCCTGAGCGGCGATCTGCAGGCTGAAGACTCCTTCACCAGTTATCAGAACAGCTATCCACAGCAGGATGGAGCTCCAAG AACTCAGAGTATGCAAAGCGTCGATTTCTACGCTTCATCAGAAGAAGGAGGTTTTGAAGAGGGAGCTGGAAAACCGGGCGCTAAAATCAACGAGTTTCAGGCTGCGTGGAACGTCACTAATGCTATTCAG GGCATGTTTGTAGTATCTCTCCCATTCGCCGTACTCCAAGGAGGCTACTGGGCTATAGCAGCTATGATCGGCATCGCCCACATCTGCTGCTACACAGGAAAAATTCTCGTCGAATGCCTCTACGAAGACGACCCCGTCTCCGGCAAGCGCGTCAGAGTACGCGATTCTTATGTCGGCATCGCGAAAGAGTGCTTCGGAAGGAAGTACGGTGGTAGGGTCGTCAATATTGCTCAAATCATTGAATTGCTCATGACTTGTATTCTTTATGTGGTTGTGTGCGGCGATCTAATGATAGGAACTTTCCCGGACGGCTCTATTGACACCCGCTCCTGGATGATGCTGACTGGAATCTTCCTTCTCCCTCTTGCATTCCTTAAAACTCTCTCTAGCGTCAGTGTACTGTCCTTCTGGTGCACCATGAGCCATTTAATAATAAACGCCATCGTGCTTGGATACTGTCTTCTTTATATCGGTGATTGGGGCTGGGGTAAGGTGAAATGGAGTTTGGATTTCGAGAACTTTCCGATTAGCCTCGGTGTAATCGTTTTCTCCTACACGTCACAGATATTCTTACCTACGTTAGAAGGTAACATGGAGGATCCCTCGAGGTTTGAATGGATGTTAAACTGGTCACATATCGCAGCGGCTGCTTTCAAATCGATCTTCGGCTACATGTGTTTCTTAACCTTTCAAAACGATACTCAACAAGTGATCACGAACAATCTCCGTTCGTCCGGATTCAAGGGGCTTGTGAACTTCTTTCTAGTAATCAAAGCGATTTTGAGCTACCCATTACCATACTACGCGGCTTGCGATCTGTTGGAACGAGCTCTCTTCAGAGGCAAACCTAAAACTCTGTTCCCTGTGATTTACGCTTTAGACGGGGAGTTAAAGGTGTGGGGTCTAGCTTGGAGGCTTGGCGTCATCATGTTTACTATCATGATGGCGATATTTATCCCACATTTCGCTATACTGATGGGTTTCATCGGCAGCTTCACCGGTACCATGTTAAGTTTCATCTGGCCTGCATACTTCCATTTGAAGCTGAAGGGTCCTCAGCTAGATAGCCAGACGGTAGCTTATGACTACTTCATCATTTCCTTAGGTGTTCTATTCGGGGTGATCGGCATGTACGATTCTGGTTCAGCTTTGATAAAAGCATTCAAGATCGGTTTGCCGTTTTAA